In one Melopsittacus undulatus isolate bMelUnd1 chromosome 4, bMelUnd1.mat.Z, whole genome shotgun sequence genomic region, the following are encoded:
- the INHA gene encoding inhibin alpha chain, with protein sequence MPPCPGGSTAGRQAGEAGRSSQQSPPSHRPAVYPTVMLLLLHLLPAMLPAAALASCTGAGADRQLILAKVRARVLEHLRPPVLLEEPQKEARRVHRRDILENTEAEPEELKDTSQVILFPSTDVPCEPSQPDKLLEEEGIFTYLFQPSAHTLSRAMTSAQLWFYTGPSAAPNHSAPDVLTLSPHGRVPLVAMVVQTPEHWTVFHFDPALLPQLSQPLFVLLVRCPGCPCLAEEDKMPFLVATTHAKGTERARRSAVPWSPAALSLLQRPSEDLAAHTNCRRASLNISFEELGWDNWIVHPSSFVFHYCHGSCAAGHGLSHRLGVQLCCAALPGTMRSLRVRTTSDGGYSFKYETVPNILAQDCTCV encoded by the exons ATGCCACCCTGCCCTGGGGGGAGCACAGCGGGCAGACAGGCTGGGGAGGCAGGCAGGAGCTCACAGCAGAGCCCCCCGAGCCACCGGCCTGCTGTGTACCCCACGGTcatgctgctcctcctgcacctGCTGCCTGCCATGCTGCCCGCTGCCGCCCTGGCCAgctgcactggggctggtgCCGACAGGCAGCTCATCCTGGCCAAGGTGAGGGCTCGGGTGCTGGAGCATCTGAGGCCCCCGGTTCTCCTGGAGGAGCCCCAGAAGGAAGCAAGGAGAGTGCACCGGAGAGATATCCttgaaaacactgaagctgAGCCGGAGGAGCTGAAGGACACCTCCCAAGTTAtccttttcccttccacag ATGTGCCCTGTGAGCCCTCACAGCCAGACAAGCTACTGGAGGAAGAAGGCATTTTCACCTATCTCTTCCAGCCCTCAGCACACACCCTGAGCCGCGCAATGACCTCTGCTCAGCTTTGGTTTTACACTGGCCCCTCAGCGGCTCCCAACCACTCAGCCCCTGATGTGCTGACCCTGTCACCGCATGGCCGTGTGCCACTGGTGGCCATGGTGGTGCAGACACCCGAGCACTGGACTGTGTTCCACTTCGACCCAGcgctgctgccccagctctcACAGCCACTCTTTGTGCTCCTGGTGcgctgccctggctgcccctgccTGGCCGAGGAGGACAAGATGCCCTTCTTGGTGGCCACCACCCATGCCAAGGGCACTGAGAGGGCTCGTCGCTCTGCCGTGCCCTGGTCCCCAGCTGCCCTGAGCCTGCTGCAGCGCCCATCCGAGGACCTGGCCGCCCATACCAACTGCCGCCGGGCTTCCCTCAACATCTCCTttgaggagctgggctgggataATTGGATCGTGCACCCtagcagctttgttttccactACTGCCATGGGAGCTGCGCTGCAGGCCATGGGCTGAGCCACCGCCTGGGTGTGCAGCTCTGCTGCGCCGCCCTGCCAGGCACCATGCGCTCCCTGCGTGTCCGCACCACCTCCGACGGCGGATACTCCTTCAAGTACGAGACAGTGCCCAACATCCTGGCCCAGGACTGCACTTGTGTTTAG